From the Amycolatopsis thermoflava N1165 genome, one window contains:
- a CDS encoding 2Fe-2S iron-sulfur cluster-binding protein, which translates to MTGHHVLVEGTGVRFSCAEGDTLLRAALRAGVGLSYECNSGSCGSCRYELVDGEVRDRRPGAPGLTARDRRRGRRLACQSEPLSDCVVRVPEPAEVTTYRPVTQTALLSAVRPLTHDMSEFVFTAEERAEFAPGQYAMIHLPDGRVERAYSMSNLGNSSREWKFVVKRAPDGQATSILFDKLEVGSAVVIDGPYGHAYLRPERNRDIVCVAGGSGLGAMISIILGAAALPDAVDRTAHLFIGGRTEADIHIPDAVLVARRRLRALHVRTAVSAADGCDPQPECGIAPFRGFVHEAVVGTFGEKIRDFTYYAAGPPAMTDALARALVVEGGLAADHLYFDRFC; encoded by the coding sequence ATGACCGGACACCACGTCCTTGTCGAGGGGACCGGCGTTCGCTTCTCCTGCGCGGAGGGCGACACGCTGCTGCGTGCCGCCCTCCGCGCGGGAGTCGGACTCAGCTACGAGTGCAACAGCGGTTCCTGCGGCAGCTGCCGGTACGAACTCGTCGACGGCGAAGTGCGGGACCGGCGGCCAGGCGCGCCCGGACTCACCGCACGCGACCGCCGCCGGGGACGTCGGCTGGCCTGCCAGAGCGAACCGCTGTCCGACTGCGTCGTGCGCGTTCCCGAGCCCGCCGAGGTGACCACCTACCGGCCGGTGACCCAGACCGCGCTGCTGAGCGCGGTGCGGCCGCTCACCCACGACATGTCGGAGTTCGTGTTCACCGCCGAGGAGCGCGCCGAGTTCGCGCCCGGCCAGTACGCGATGATCCACCTGCCCGACGGGCGGGTCGAACGCGCCTACTCGATGAGCAACCTGGGCAACAGCAGCCGGGAATGGAAGTTCGTCGTCAAGCGCGCCCCGGACGGGCAGGCGACGTCCATCCTGTTCGACAAGCTCGAGGTCGGGTCGGCCGTGGTGATCGACGGCCCCTACGGCCACGCCTACCTGCGGCCGGAACGCAACCGCGACATCGTGTGCGTGGCGGGCGGCAGCGGACTGGGCGCGATGATCTCGATCATCCTCGGCGCGGCCGCGCTCCCGGACGCCGTGGACCGCACGGCGCACCTTTTCATCGGCGGCCGGACCGAGGCGGACATCCACATCCCCGACGCGGTCCTCGTCGCCCGCCGCCGCCTGCGGGCACTGCACGTCCGCACCGCCGTCTCGGCCGCCGACGGGTGCGACCCGCAGCCCGAGTGCGGCATCGCGCCCTTCCGCGGCTTCGTCCACGAGGCCGTCGTCGGCACCTTCGGCGAGAAGATCCGGGACTTCACCTACTACGCGGCGGGGCCGCCCGCGATGACCGACGCCCTCGCCAGGGCCCTCGTGGTCGAGGGCGGTCTGGCGGCCGACCACCTGTACTTCGACCGCTTCTGCTGA
- a CDS encoding Rieske 2Fe-2S domain-containing protein — MAFVRVCSLDDVWEGEMESFEVGDKEILVAHLDGGDVVATQAICPHQQVELVEGELDKKTLTCKSHLWTFDLTTCKGINPGHAELARYPVKLDGDDIYIDPDGDTPKVAHS, encoded by the coding sequence ATGGCTTTCGTTCGGGTCTGCAGCCTGGATGACGTCTGGGAGGGCGAGATGGAGTCCTTCGAGGTCGGCGACAAGGAGATCCTCGTCGCCCACCTCGACGGCGGCGACGTCGTCGCCACCCAGGCCATCTGCCCGCACCAGCAGGTCGAACTCGTCGAAGGGGAGCTCGACAAGAAGACCCTGACCTGCAAGAGCCACCTGTGGACGTTCGACCTGACCACCTGCAAAGGCATCAACCCCGGACACGCCGAGCTGGCGCGCTACCCGGTCAAGCTCGACGGCGACGACATCTACATCGACCCCGACGGCGACACCCCCAAGGTCGCCCACTCCTGA